Proteins from one Mesorhizobium sp. M9A.F.Ca.ET.002.03.1.2 genomic window:
- a CDS encoding M23 family metallopeptidase translates to MNAAGQSTVFGRRKEPHTVIIARGNEIRHFTIRPWVAAFCGSALAAMTIGYLLATSYLVLRDDLIGATTARQARMQQAYEDRISALRAQVDRITSRQLLDQQLMETKVGELLERQSQLSLRHGRLGPILERAGSDVGTPPAAGPAAASAKPDQRADATDAQPQAYSVASVGANFGGDTPPFSLWSTRSDPAPSNTAADRADKLFVSINESLKAIESQQLTRITALADNAYRNADAISQALESAGLPVDSDFGKSDAGGPLIPLDSSMVFDSKVRELDEALDALDRLKTEARRLPLANPAPGRSVTSPFGVRTDPLLGTAALHSGMDFRAPTGMPAKVTAPGVVVKAGWNGGYGRMVEVDHGNGFATRYGHLSKISVTVGERLDAGDVIGKTGSSGRSTGPHLHYEVRHNGEAIDPLRFLRVGKKVAQYL, encoded by the coding sequence GTGAACGCAGCCGGTCAGTCAACAGTCTTTGGCAGGCGCAAGGAGCCCCACACGGTCATTATCGCCCGGGGCAACGAGATAAGGCATTTCACGATACGGCCATGGGTGGCCGCGTTTTGCGGCTCCGCGCTGGCGGCGATGACGATAGGCTATCTGCTGGCGACCTCCTACCTCGTGCTGCGCGACGACCTGATCGGCGCGACCACGGCGCGGCAGGCGCGCATGCAGCAGGCCTATGAGGACCGCATCTCCGCGCTGCGAGCCCAGGTCGACCGGATCACCAGCCGCCAGTTGCTCGACCAGCAGCTCATGGAAACCAAGGTTGGCGAACTGTTGGAACGACAGAGCCAGCTCAGCCTGCGCCATGGCCGCCTCGGCCCGATACTCGAACGCGCCGGGAGCGACGTCGGAACGCCACCCGCCGCGGGCCCTGCTGCTGCGTCCGCAAAGCCCGACCAACGCGCCGACGCGACCGACGCCCAGCCGCAGGCCTATTCGGTCGCCAGCGTCGGCGCCAATTTTGGCGGCGATACCCCGCCGTTCTCCTTGTGGTCGACCCGCTCCGATCCGGCGCCGAGCAACACGGCGGCCGATCGTGCCGACAAGCTCTTCGTGTCGATCAACGAGTCGCTCAAAGCCATTGAAAGCCAGCAGCTCACCCGCATCACCGCGCTTGCCGACAACGCCTACAGAAACGCCGATGCGATTTCACAGGCGCTCGAATCGGCAGGCCTGCCGGTCGACAGTGACTTCGGCAAGAGCGATGCCGGCGGCCCGCTCATACCGCTCGACAGCTCGATGGTGTTCGACAGCAAGGTAAGAGAACTCGACGAGGCGCTGGACGCGCTCGACCGCCTGAAGACGGAGGCGCGACGGCTGCCGCTCGCCAATCCCGCCCCCGGCCGCTCCGTCACCAGCCCGTTTGGCGTACGCACCGACCCGCTCCTCGGCACTGCGGCGTTGCATTCGGGGATGGATTTCAGGGCGCCGACCGGCATGCCTGCCAAGGTCACGGCGCCTGGCGTCGTCGTCAAGGCCGGCTGGAACGGCGGCTATGGCCGCATGGTCGAGGTCGACCATGGCAACGGCTTTGCAACGCGCTACGGGCATCTCAGCAAGATCAGCGTGACCGTCGGTGAAAGGCTCGACGCCGGCGATGTCATCGGCAAGACCGGCAGCAGCGGCCGTTCGACCGGCCCGCATCTGCATTACGAGGTCCGCCACAATGGCGAAGCCATCGACCCGCTGCGCTTCCTGAGGGTCGGCAAGAAGGTCGCGCAGTATCTTTAG
- a CDS encoding peroxiredoxin — MADLDMGDPAPQFDLPRDGGGSLSLAELLGRPVVLYFYPQDDTTGCTNEAIGFSQLKPEFEKAGAIVIGLSPDSVRKHDKFKSKHGLTVDLVADEERKVIEAYGLWVEKKLYGRRYMGVERATFLIGSDGRIARIWRNVRVKGHAEAVLEAVRAL, encoded by the coding sequence ATGGCTGATCTCGACATGGGCGATCCCGCGCCGCAATTCGACCTTCCCCGCGACGGCGGCGGATCGCTCAGCCTCGCGGAATTACTGGGAAGGCCGGTCGTGCTTTACTTCTATCCGCAGGACGACACCACAGGCTGCACCAATGAGGCGATCGGCTTTTCGCAGCTGAAGCCGGAATTCGAGAAGGCCGGCGCCATTGTGATCGGCCTGTCGCCGGACAGCGTCCGCAAGCACGACAAATTCAAATCGAAACATGGCCTCACCGTCGACCTTGTCGCCGACGAAGAGCGCAAGGTGATCGAAGCCTACGGCCTGTGGGTCGAGAAGAAGCTTTACGGCCGCCGCTATATGGGTGTCGAGCGCGCCACCTTCCTGATAGGCAGCGACGGACGGATTGCCAGGATTTGGCGCAACGTTCGCGTCAAGGGCCATGCCGAGGCGGTGCTGGAAGCCGTCCGCGCGCTTTGA